In Leptospira saintgironsiae, one genomic interval encodes:
- a CDS encoding acyl-CoA thioesterase, producing the protein MSEEIVKTPKQSAVETRHIVMPDHTNHYGTLFGGTLMSWIDSIAVMVAQRHCGREAVTASVDKLNFLEPISLGDHVILKASANYAGRSSMEIGVQVSKENPYTGIVTRATTAYLTFVALDENKKPCPIPKIKPETETETRRYENAILRQEANRNLVKKIKDNGKV; encoded by the coding sequence ATGTCGGAAGAAATTGTAAAAACACCAAAACAATCCGCAGTGGAAACCAGGCATATAGTTATGCCCGACCATACCAATCATTATGGAACCCTCTTCGGAGGGACCTTAATGTCTTGGATAGACTCGATCGCCGTAATGGTCGCCCAAAGACATTGTGGAAGGGAAGCAGTTACTGCAAGTGTAGATAAACTGAATTTTCTGGAACCGATTTCTTTGGGGGATCATGTAATCTTAAAGGCTTCTGCAAATTATGCAGGAAGATCATCTATGGAGATCGGTGTCCAAGTCTCTAAAGAAAATCCTTATACAGGGATAGTAACTCGGGCAACAACTGCGTATCTCACATTCGTTGCATTGGATGAGAATAAGAAGCCCTGCCCAATTCCTAAAATAAAACCAGAAACGGAAACAGAGACAAGAAGATACGAAAACGCGATCTTGAGACAAGAGGCAAATCGAAACCTTGTTAAAAAGATCAAGGATAACGGAAAAGTTTAA